A window of Chaetodon trifascialis isolate fChaTrf1 chromosome 3, fChaTrf1.hap1, whole genome shotgun sequence genomic DNA:
GATTCTGACCATTAATAGATTCCTTCATGTTAAAAGTGAGAACAACCAGCTGTACATTACTGGACTTCTCTTGTTTAATGGTGAGATCAAAGGTTAAAGGTGAAGCTCCAGGGGGGCCAACAAAGTCATTGGGGTGAGCCTGTGCCGTATGCTCCATGATGTTCTCAACGCTGTGGAAAGCAGAGTGGCACTGTGGACAGGTGAGCCCGTGGATCAGCATGTGATTGAGCAGCGTATCGCTGGGCAGGTAGCGGTTGCAAAGCAAGCACTTGCTGGTGAAGTTGTGGATTTTCATGATGTATTTGGCTAGCGCCCACACTTTCTTTGCCTTGTGCGCATTCTCAAAATGAGCGTTATAGAGGTTTTCAGGAAAAAGTTCATTGCAAACTGTACAGATCTTCCACTTCTGTGTCTGGGCTGTGTTTACACCTGCAGAATTATTTTCAACCACAGCGCTACTGCCAGGAACCGTGACACGCACCTGAGTGGCTGCGATGGAAGACTGACTTTTAACATTAGGGACCGCTGGTTTTAAGTAGCCAATGACTGGTTGCGTTATTGGGtcggctctgtgtgtgtggctcctGCTAATAATCAGAGGGGCCTTCTGAGATGTATTTGGTAGAGACTGAGACCTAGAGACAATAATATTAGCATGTCCAATCATGGTGGTCACTTGAGCACCAATGCGCTCATGGTACTCTATAACATGTTGTACTAGAGCCTCGTAGCTGCGAGTGGAGAACTGGCAGCGTTTACAGAGGATGTTGTTGCCATTGACAGAGTTAGCACCATTTTTGACTGATGATTCAGAAACCATACCAAGATACGGTGAGACTATATGCTGAAAATGTTCCCTGTAGATGTGTCTCCTCACAACATTGTAGAGTGTGTCCCGGAACGTGCATTTTTTACAAAAGTACATTGCTTTCTCCACACCATCTCCCTGTCTAGCCCTGTCAAAATACGCTTTGTCCTTTCCCAGTGCACTTCCCTGTGAGTTCCCATAGTTCTGCCGTGCTGAAGTGGGTTTGTGGAATATTTTAACGTGCGTCTCCAAAGTTCTCTTGCTTGCAGTGAATGTGCAGTATGGACAGTTGAGCAGAATTTTACTCTCAAAGATTTTCCGGTGTACATTGCGGAAGTGATTCTTGTAGCCTGAGTAGTATTTGGAAGAAAATGGGCACTCTGTGCAGCAAAATGGCTTCGATCTGTATTCCTAAAAAGACACAGGGCACAAAAAGCAACAGCATTAAGACAAATCTGGTGATTTGTGCAGAAGTATTCATAAAGGCCTTGGACACAGAAGTAAGGTTTACCTGTGTTTTAGAGTATGATGGATCCCATGCACAGATATCAAGGCAAAGAGTGCCCTTTACAAACTGCTCATCAGGGCAAAACTCTTTGAATTCCTGCAGAAGCAATTGGAAAGATTAAAGGCACATATAACATTGCATAATATGCAACAAATATTTGTTTATGTACAATGTTCTTTACATTCAATGTTTGGCCGTACACAATACTAGACAAGACGGACAAGGTGATTGAAAATACAGACCTACTCAAACATACAGCGACGTGAATGATAATCATCTATAAACTTTAGATTTCTCTCACCTCAGCTGCCTCCTTGCAGTAGTCCAGTCCAATGTCTCCCAGTGTTTTCTTCACTTGTTTCCTTGCTCTCCTGATTCTTGCGAGGTTATTCACTGGGAGTTGATACATCGCTcctgacaaacagaaaataaagtgctcATTAGATTTGAAGCTGGCTTTATTTTAAGCCAAATCACACAAAGCAAATTCTTCAGTATTATGTCCTAGAATCAAACAGCGGAGTCCAAATCAATAATCATCAACATCATAAAGGACCGAGGTCATAAACAGTTGATAGGCCATTGCAACACGTGTCTCCATTCAATAACTAACTGTCAGCATATTTACTTATGATGAAAGGCTGTCTGTCAACAACTTCAAGTAAATTTTACTGATTCAGTCCAGAATATCAACTCACAGCTTCCCTCAAATGGATTTACACTTGCACAGCATACGACTCTCTCTGTCCATGGATGTCACGCTTACAGACTAGAGCAGTGATTAAATAAATCACAGTATATTATGTTATCGTTACAAAGACGAGTTTCTTGAGAGGACAGTAACGTTCCTACTTACACAGACATACTTCAAGAtagctttcatttctgattgaGTGCTGATTTGACAGGAAatactgcagcagagagcagatctGTACCTTGTCTGTAATGTGTTCCGTGATTGGGGAATCAGAAATTTGCAGTACATGTTATTAGCATTGTGCGCTAGCACTGATGTGTTAGCCAACATTAGCTATGTTACCCGCTCTTGCAAGCTGATTTAGCACCAAAGCTAGCGTTGCATAGCCGGTTttgcatttcttcattttcactgaccATATCAATCGATGCGTTTTACTCACCTTATGATTGGTCTGAGGAATAGATTCACACTGGCTGCCTCACAACATAAATGGCTAACAATAAGTGAACTAGCTGGTCAGGCGTGCAGACTGACGGGAGATGTTCGCTCTCGTCAAAGCCGGTGCTGATGCTCAGCTCTACAGCTAGCTACctaagctagctagttagctgtcGCATCTGCTTTGCTGCAGCGGCTTCCTAGCTGGAGGAATGGAGGGCAGGTCAGAGAGGTGCACATCTCATGAAACCAGTATACTCCAAAATGGTGACTGCCAGAACCACCAGCCGTGTCCTCTGagcagtacttgtacttgtaccGGTGGTCAGGCCGGtctgctagctaacgttacctTTTACAACTCTCAATCCAAAATGGCGGCGGCGAGACGACGGAAGTCGTACAAGCGAGTTGGGCAGTGGCTGCTTGGTCAAAAGTTAGTATTAATTGTGATTGTACGAATGCAGTGTGTTATTTTCAGTCATAAAAAACTAACAATTATTGCTCAGGAATTCTGCTTCGTAAAAACACCAGATATACGACCCTTTGTTATTTCCTTTCTCTTGCAGCAGCCAAGATTTTCATTCTCATTGACTGATTTCCCCGCAAATGAGCACTCCACTCAAGAGTgtataattgaaaaaaaatatttattgcaTTCCAGTTGCATTCAAAACAAGCGCAAGACTTAAAGGCAGCTGTTGTCATTCAAGTGGTTCCATAACTTCCAGTACAACCGTGCGAGTTCCTGTCATCACCAGCCTGGAGACTGTCCTGTAGTCCAGGTAGAGAACACACTGACCGTTCACCTGGTACATGAACTGCCGCACCTGAGGACAGTGATGCAAGTGATGTAAGTAGTTTCTTCTGAGTCAAATATGTATGGTTTTCAAGCGTTTCCTCTTTCAGTGCTGTGTGTAACACATCTAACCTtcactccagcagctgctgcagggcttCCAGGGTCCACAGCCTGCACATAACAGGGAGCCATGCCTCTGACCACAAAGCCCCAGCCCAGGGCATCTCCGATCACCTGTGTCGGCGGCAGGGTGAGATAAAGGACACATtctgaagaaatgaaatgatatcTATATAGTTTACTTTATTTGGTGAGATACAACTTCATAAGTCCACATGGAGAAACAAGCTTTCTAAGAAAGTGTTTAGTCCTTGTTCTGATGTGAACCTGAAGGAGCCTGACTGGTTTAGGTG
This region includes:
- the adnpa gene encoding activity-dependent neuroprotective protein a, coding for MYQLPVNNLARIRRARKQVKKTLGDIGLDYCKEAAEEFKEFCPDEQFVKGTLCLDICAWDPSYSKTQEYRSKPFCCTECPFSSKYYSGYKNHFRNVHRKIFESKILLNCPYCTFTASKRTLETHVKIFHKPTSARQNYGNSQGSALGKDKAYFDRARQGDGVEKAMYFCKKCTFRDTLYNVVRRHIYREHFQHIVSPYLGMVSESSVKNGANSVNGNNILCKRCQFSTRSYEALVQHVIEYHERIGAQVTTMIGHANIIVSRSQSLPNTSQKAPLIISRSHTHRADPITQPVIGYLKPAVPNVKSQSSIAATQVRVTVPGSSAVVENNSAGVNTAQTQKWKICTVCNELFPENLYNAHFENAHKAKKVWALAKYIMKIHNFTSKCLLCNRYLPSDTLLNHMLIHGLTCPQCHSAFHSVENIMEHTAQAHPNDFVGPPGASPLTFDLTIKQEKSSNVQLVVLTFNMKESINGQNQSAAAQNSVPPLVKVTAPRMIEKKTEPLASRSFPSATHKSEVGKTLCPLCFTILKGPISDALAIHLRERHQVLQTMHPVEKKMTYKCIHCLGVYTSNMVASTITLHLVQCRAVGRTQTSQNFKSALTLNSSGAGFLKRQPPMQAMSNPKKIKLSKESKLSSTTVGHQSETDGLALDPRSYEHKTYEARKDFLTAYFNRRPYLSPQEEEKLSASLWLWKSDISSHFATKRRMCERQCETKKLSVLLGFDMHAVKKVKHDMIFEESKLDGISVGRSGGLKSGTPSTDQNRQCETLNCTLKLSTCTETISIDSDSEPETEDRPTENGNVAMNQHEHVKSQEPANPTGETEPVNAVEPSADKESSLQDGKANAWMTFC